A single genomic interval of Anopheles marshallii chromosome 2, idAnoMarsDA_429_01, whole genome shotgun sequence harbors:
- the LOC128717952 gene encoding chitin deacetylase 1 — protein sequence MATSMARVFKLFGLLCLVVTIAADVRVKRQDEDLDPDSINVEELCKDRPGDEYFRLSTDGDCREVVRCDDAGENGITRLAKVRCPTGLYFDVLRQTCDWKTNVKTCDLIGKPRKVLPILKTDEPICPEGKLSCGNGECIDKELFCNGKPDCKDESDENACTVELDPNRAPDCDPTQCVLPDCFCSADGTRIPGNIEPQQVPQMITITFNGAVNVDNIDLYEDIFNGQRQNPNGCQIRGTYFVSHKYTNYSAVQDLHRKGHEISVFSLTHKDDPNYWTQGTYDDWLAEMAGARLIVERFANITDGSIIGVRAPYLRVGGNKQFEMMADQFFVYDASITASLGRVPIWPYTLYFRMPHKCNGNAHNCPSRSHPVWEMVMNELDRRDDPTFDESLPGCHMVDSCSNIQSGEQFGRLLRHNFNRHYNSNRAPLGLHFHASWLKSKKEYREELIKFIEEMLGRNDVFFVTMLQVIQWMQNPTELNALRDFQEWKEKCDVKGQPYCSLPNACPLTTRELPGETLRLFTCMECPNNYPWILDPTGDGFSKK from the exons CGGCCGATGTTCGCGTAAAGCGCCAAGACGAGGACCTCGATCCGGACTCGATCAATGTGGAGGAACTGTGCAAGGACCGGCCGGGTGATGAATACTTCCGCCTGAGCACGGACGGTGACTGCCGCGAAGTAGTGAG GTGCGACGATGCGGGCGAAAATGGCATCACGCGGCTCGCCAAAGTTCGTTGCCCGACCGGGCTGTACTTTGACGTGCTGCGCCAAACGTGCGATTGGAAAACGAACGTGAAAACGTGCGACCTGATAGGAA AGCCACGTAAGGTTCTACCAATCCTAAAGACGGACGAACCGATCTGTCCGGAGGGTAAGCTGTCTTGCGGTAATGGTGAATGTATCGACAAGGAGCTGTTCTGTAACGGCAAGCCCGACTGCAAGGATGAATCGGACGAGAATGCGTGTA CCGTTGAACTTGACCCGAACCGTGCCCCGGACTGTGACCCGACGCAGTGTGTGCTGCCGGATTGTTTCTGCTCGGCCGACGGTACCCGCATACCCGGCAACATTGAACCGCAGCAGGTACCGCAGATGATCACGATCACGTTCAACGGTGCGGTCAACGTGGACAATATCGATCTGTACGAGGACATCTTTAACGGGCAGCGCCAGAACCCGAACGGCTGCCAGATCCGCGGTACGTACTTCGTGTCGCACAAGTACACGAACTACTCGGCCGTGCAGGATCTCCACCGCAAGGGGCACGAAATTTCCGTCTTCTCGCTCACGCACAAGGACGACCCGAACTACTGGACGCAGGGCACGTACGACGACTGGCTGGCGGAGATGGCCGGTGCCCGTTTGATCGTGGAACGTTTCGCAAACATTACCGACGGTTCGATCATTGGCGTGCGGGCGCCCTATCTGCGCGTCGGCGGCAACAAGCAGTTCGAGATGATGGCCGATCAGTTCTTCGTGTACGATGCGTCGATCACCGCTTCGCTGGGCCGTGTGCCGATCTGGCCGTACACGCTGTACTTCCGCATGCCGCACAAGTGCAACGGTAACGCACACAACTGCCCGTCCCGTTCGCATCCGGTGTGGGAGATGGTAATGAACGAGCTGGACCGGCGTGACGATCCGACGTTCGATGAATCGCTGCCCGGTTGTCACATGGTTGACTCTTGCTCGAACATTCAGTCCGGCGAACAGTTCGGACGGCTGCTGCGTCACAACTTCAACCGCCACTACAATAGCAACCGTGCGCCGCTCGGTCTCCATTTCCACGCGTCCTGGCTCAAGTCGAAGAAGGAGTACCGCGAGGAGCTGATCAAGTTCATCGAGGAGATGCTTGGCCGTAACGATGTGTTCTTCGTCACCATGCTGCAGGTCATCCAGTGGATGCAGAACCCGACCGAACTGAACGCGCTCCGTGACTTCCAGGAGTGGAAGGAAAAGTGCGACGTTAAGGGTCAACCTTACTGCTCGCTGCCCAACGCCTGTCCGCTGACCACCCGCGAGCTGCCCGGCGAGACGCTGCGACTCTTCACGTGCATGGAGTGCCCGAACAACTACCCATGGATTCTTGACCCCACCGGTGACGGTTTCTCCAAGAAGTAA
- the LOC128708129 gene encoding LOW QUALITY PROTEIN: lamin Dm0 (The sequence of the model RefSeq protein was modified relative to this genomic sequence to represent the inferred CDS: substituted 6 bases at 6 genomic stop codons), protein MSQRTKRSGASTPVPVTASTPVQQSGSAAMGASGTQHHSGSRPSSPLSPTRHSRLQEKATLQYLNDRLAAYMDRMRMLEQENSRLTMEVRTSQDTSTREVSNIKSMYEHELSDARKLLDETSREKARMEIDGKRILEENEELKKRLDRKMKEAADAERNLRAQEARANELANKYHTLVTDHKKAKDDQKELEKELAKLKKQLEALRKNLEDETLTRVELENTVQTLREELTFKDQVHLQEISETKTRRQVEISEIDGVLSEQYEAKLQQALQDLRSQYDDQLRMNREEISDLYEVSGGSLTNXXXMKVFXNFRXNLTCFFLXARLRDLEQQMNHERLRHADEKAKMMEEVERLRKEMSMQLQEYQDLMDIKVSLDMELAAYDKLLSSEEDRLKITPGNASFFSQSGLSSSMSRAGMLRRTPNRAAAKRKRTVLEESDERSVSDFSVTSSAKGDMEIVEVDPEGKYVKLRNKSSKEVQIGGWSLVRKVGSNETVFKFHRSLKVDGGAFVTVWSSDLGKDHEPPSTIVMKGQKWFAGDNMTTHLMNGDGEEVAASERVKRMISTAASRHREYLGGYGEELHHQQGEPRGDEKCRIM, encoded by the exons atgtCGCAGAGAACAAAGCGTTCCGGTGCCTCGACGCCGGTCCCGGTGACGGCTAGCACCCCGGTACAGCAGAGCGGAAGCGCTGCGATGGGTGCGTCAGGGACGCAGCATCACAGCGGCTCCCGTCCGTCGAGCCCGCTCAGCCCTACGCGCCATTCCCGCCTGCAGGAAAAGGCCACCCTGCAATATCTCAATGACCGGCTGGCCGCATACATGGACCGGATGCGTATGCTGGAGCAGGAAAACTCGCGCCTCACAATGGAGGTGCGCACTTCGCAGGACACATCCACCCGCGAAGTTTCCAACATTAAATCGATGTACGAACACGAATTGTCCGACGCTCGCAAGCTGTTGGACGAAACGTCACGCGAGAAGGCCAGGATGGAGATCGACGGAAAGCGGATTCTCGAAGAAAATGAGGAACTGAAAAAGCG CTTGGACCGAAAAATGAAGGAAGCCGCTGATGCCGAACGCAACTTACGTGCACAGGAAGCACGCGCAAACGAATTGGCGAATAAATACCACACGCTCGTCACGGATCATAAGAAGGCAAAGGATGACCAGAAGGAGCTGGAAAAGGAGCTGGCCAAGCTTAAAAAGCAGCTCGAAGCACTGCGCAAGAATCTTGAGGATGAAACCCTGACCCGGGTCGAGCTGGAGAATACCGTCCAAACACTGCGCGAGGAGCTGACCTTCAAAGACCAGGTTCACTTGCAGGAAATATCCGAGACGAAGACCCGTCGCCAGGTGGAGATTAGCGAAATTGATGGCGTGCTGTCGGAGCAGTACGAGGCGAAGCTGCAGCAAGCGCTGCAGGATCTGCGCAGTCAATACGACGATCAGCTACGCATGAACCGTGAGGAAATATCCGATCTTTATGAGGTAAGCGGTGGATCGCTAACGAATTGATAGTGAATGAAGgttttctaaaattttcgaTGAAATctgacatgtttttttttgtaggctCGTTTGCGCGATTTGGAGCAACAGATGAACCACGAGCGATTGCGCCACGCCGACGAAAAGGCCAAGATGATGGAGGAGGTAGAGCGCCTCCGGAAGGAAATGTCGATGCAGCTCCAAGAGTATCAAGATCTTATGGATATTAAGGTCTCGCTGGACATGGAGCTTGCTGCATACGATAAACTGCTCAGCTCGGAGGAGGACCGTCTGAAGATCACCCCGGGCAATGCATCCTTCTTCTCGCAATCAGGCCTGTCGAGCAGCATGTCCCGGGCCGGTATGCTTCGCCGCACACCAAACCGTGCTGCCGCTAAGCGCAAGCGTACGGTGTTGGAAGAATCAGATGAACGCAGTGTGTCGGACTTCTCCGTCACGTCGTCCGCCAAAGGTGACATGGAGATTGTCGAGGTTGATCCGGAGGGAAAATACGTAAAACTACGTAACAAATCCTCCAAG GAAGTACAAATCGGTGGATGGTCTCTCGTTCGGAAGGTGGGCAGTAATGAGACCGTGTTCAAATTCCATCGTTCACTCAAGGTAGACGGTGGCGCATTTGTGACCGTTTGGTCGTCCGATTTGGGCAAGGATCACGAACCGCCGTCGACGATCGTAATGAAGGGTCAGAAATGGTTCGCTGGAGACAACATGACGACCCATCTGATGAACGGTGATGGAGAG GAGGTTGCTGCTTCTGAGCGTGTAAAGCGGATGATTTCGACTGCTGCCTCGCGTCACCGCGAATACCTCGGTGGTTATGGAGAGGAACTCCACCACCAGCAG GGTGAACCCCGAGGTGACGAAAAGTGTCGGATCatgtaa
- the LOC128708128 gene encoding maltase A3-like — translation MGTLQLFSIVCTIVLISSTVQCLNLTAPTTRDWWQKAGFYQIYPRSFMDSDGDGVGDLNGIASKLPYLKSIGVKAFWLSPIYKSPMVDFGYDISDFRDIHEEFGTMADFERLVVQAHDLGLKVIMDFVPNHSSNLHDWFNKSENQVAGYEDYYVWHDGKTNPAGGKNLPPNNWIQAFRGSAWEWSDKRQQYYLHQFTVEQPDLNYRNPKVVEEMKEVLLFWLGKGVDGFRIDAVPTLYEDTQLRDEPPSGLIDDPEDTNYLLHIYTQDLPETVEMVYEWRELIDNYHEQHGGETRVIMTEAYSSLDVIKTYYESSTGRIGSHMPFNFRLITEVDKDSTAADYVKVVQDWMSILPAGQVPNWVMGNHDRPRVGTRLGEERIDALNMILLSLPGASVTYQGEEIGMTDGYVSWEDTVDPAACNAGKDLYEEKSRDPCRTPFQWDNTTMAGFTTGTKTWLPVGARYKEVNVYVEEQAEKSHLKVYRSMMGLRKSRTYQFGTVKAIALNDLVLAIVRELPNFSTYITLANLGSQLEVINAVALADSLPDKLYFDVVSVASHNIRGGSVATKDIVLLPNEAFVLRAHVGPVERVYSSICDSWFE, via the exons ATGGGCACTTTACAGCTCTTTTCAATTGTGTGTACTATTGTGCTGATCTCGTCTACGGTGCAATGTTTGAATCTAACCGCACCGACCACCCGCGATTGGTGGCAAAAGGCGGGTTTCTATCAAATATATCCCCGATCTTTTATGGACAGTGATGGCGATGGTGTGGGCGATTTGAATGGTATTGCATCGAAGTTGCCATACCTGAAGTCCATAGGCGTAAAGGCATTTTGGCTCTCGCCGATCTACAAATCACCGATGGTAGACTTTGGCTACGATATATCCGATTTTCGGGACATTCACGAGGAGTTCGGTACGATGGCCGATTTTGAGCGGCTAGTGGTGCAAGCGCATGATCTCGGCTTGAAGGTGATTATGGACTTTGTGCCGAATCATTCGAGCAATCTGCACGATTGGTTCAACAAATCGGAAAACCAAGTAGCAGGCTACGAGGATTACTACGTTTGGCATGATGGCAAAACAAATCCGGCAGGTGGTAAGAACTTGCCGCCAAATAACTGG ATTCAAGCATTCCGTGGCAGTGCATGGGAGTGGAGTGATAAGCGACAGCAGTACTATCTTCATCAGTTCACCGTCGAACAACCCGATCTCAATTACCGCAATCCCAAGGTGGTGGAAGAAATGAAGGAGGTGTTACTTTTCTGGCTAGGCAAGGGAGTGGATGGATTTCGTATCGATGCCGTTCCGACACTTTACGAAGATACGCAGCTGCGCGATGAACCACCAAGCGGTTTGATAGATGATCCGGAGGATACCAACTATCTGCTGCACATCTACACTCAGGATCTACCTGAAACGGTGGAGATGGTGTACGAGTGGAGAGAACTGATTGATAATTACCATGAACAGCACGGCGGGGAGACTAGGGTCATTATGACGGAGGCATACTCATCGTTGGATGTGATAAAAACCTACTATGAGAGCAGCACCGGACGAATAGGATCACATATGCCGTTTAATTTTAGGCTGATCACTGAAGTGGACAAGGATTCGACCGCTGCCGATTACGTGAAGGTGGTGCAGGATTGGATGAGCATATTACCTGCAGGTCAGGTACCGAACTGGGTG ATGGGAAACCATGACCGACCGCGAGTTGGTACACGGCTTGGGGAGGAACGTATTGACGCACTGAACATGATCCTGCTCAGTCTTCCGGGTGCGAGTGTTACGTATCAGGGTGAAGAAATTGGCATGACCGATGGGTACGTCTCCTGGGAAGATACTGTTGATCCGGCTGCTTGCAATGCGGGAAAGGACCTGTACGAGGAAAAGTCACGCGATCCATGCCGCACACCGTTCCAGTGGGATAATACGACGATGGCAGGGTTTACCACTGGTACCAAGACATGGTTACCCGTCGGTGCTCGGTACAAGGAGGTGAACGTGTACGTCGAAGAGCAGGCCGAAAAGAGTCACCTCAAGGTGTATCGATCAATGATGGGTCTAAGAAAGTCGCGAACCTATCAGTTTGGTACGGTGAAAGCGATCGCACTGAACGATTTGGTGTTGGCAATTGTACGGGAACTGCCGAACTTTAGCACTTACATTACGCTGGCCAATCTTGGCAGTCAGCTTGAGGTGATCAATGCCGTAGCACTAGCCGATTCACTCCCGGACAAGCTGTATTTTGACGTAGTTAGTGTCGCTTCGCATAACATTCGAGG AGGATCGGTAGCGACAAAGGATATTGTTTTGCTACCGAACGAGGCGTTTGTGCTGAGAGCACACGTAGGACCGGTAGAAAGAGTGTATTCGTCGATTTGCGATAGTTGGTTCGAATAA
- the LOC128710505 gene encoding sphingomyelin phosphodiesterase has protein sequence MSQYYFPIVFVVLLEILRLAQSHPFLFNAGNQQRAQVEWKTPEDNWTAEAAPRSIYPLLQNQYNKHQLPPTNRYEMIEGDEDEQLLRRMNEARQNATARTLFYSTKEESHLPPLLTKTIKYFNLQQVAFELETSVMSQVSCTACKAGAGLLQHYIRTGKSKEEIIKMIYQYCVNLKIQSARVCEGVSQLFGVEVIYVLKRITIGPDEICSFIIGDACGDIYNPYHEWEVEFPPVPKPDPRELGLPKEAAPVFKVLHLSDTHFDPYYAEGSNADCNEPLCCRLTNGRPTTPNGAAGKWGDYRKCDTPQRTVDHMLNHIADTHSDIDFIIWTGDLPPHDVWNQTKEENLKVLKETVKQMTEKFPGIPIFPALGNHESAPVNSFPPPYVQQVDSSIAWLYDELDVQWRRWLPASVSHTVRRGAFYSVLVRPGYRIISLNMNYCNNKNWWLLLNSTDPATELQWFIYELQSAEFAGEKVHVIGHIPPGHSDCLKVWSRNYYKIVSRFESTITAQFFGHTHFDEFEVFYDPHDLSRATSIAYIGPSVTPYNDLNPGYRIYYIDGDHDETTRLVVDHESWIMNLKEANLYDYPIWYKLYSTRAAYGMKGLRPADWDQLINNMTDSKELFDLYYKHYWKNSPVKPECDYECRKRILCDAKSGRSHDRKYFCEVVEAKIDESNKGWKDWIFSSISSSSSVSEGAHASVAHAHHDQEVVEAYERNRRLPSVERAAG, from the exons ATGAGCCAATACTACTTCCCGATAGTGTTCGTTGTTCTGCTGGAGATACTGCGTCTGGCACAAT CACATCCATTCCTGTTCAACGCTGGAAACCAACAGCGTGCGCaggtggaatggaaaacacCGGAGGACAACTGGACGGCCGAGGCAGCACCAAGAAGCATTTATCCGTTGTTGCAAAATCAGTACAACAAACATCAACTTCCACCGACAAACCGGTACGAGATGATCGAAGGTGACGAGGACGAGCAGCTGCTGAGGCGGATGAACGAGGCGCGACAAAATGCAACCGCCCGCACGCTGTTCTACTCCACCAAGGAGGAATCCCATCTGCCGCCGCTGCTGACGAAGACGATCAAGTATTTCAACTTGCAGCAAGTCGCATTCGAGCTGGAAACGAGCGTCATGTCGCAGGTATCCTGCACTGCTTGTAAGGCTGGTGCGGGTTTGCTGCAGCACTACATTCGCACCGGCAAGAGCAAGGAGGAGATCATCAAGATGATCTACCAGTACTGTGTGAATCTGAAGATTCAGTCGGCGCGCGTTTGCGAAGGTGTTAGCCAACTGTTCGGGGTGGAGGTTATTTACGTGCTGAAGCGTATCACGATCGGGCCGGACGAGATATGTAGCTTCATCATTGGGGATGCCTGTGGCGACATTTATAATCCGTACCACGAGTGGGAGGTCGAGTTCCCTCCAGTTCCGAAACCGGATCCGCGTGAATTGGGCCTGCCCAAGGAGGCCGCTCCAGTGTTCAAAGTGCTGCACCTGTCAGACACGCATTTCGATCCGTACTATGCCGAAGGTTCTAACGCGGACTGTAACGAACCGTTGTGCTGTCGGTTGACGAACGGACGTCCGACGACTCCGAACGGTGCCGCTGGTAAGTGGGGTGATTATCGGAAGTGTGACACACCTCAGCGGACGGTGGATCATATGCTGAACCACATCGCGGACACGCACTCCGATATCGATTTCATCATCTGGACAGGGGATCTTCCACCGCACGATGTTTGGAATCAAACGAAGGAGGAGAACTTGAAGGTGCTGAAGGAGACCGTCAAGCAGATGACGGAGAAGTTCCCTGGTATTCCGATCTTTCCGGCACTGGGCAACCATGAGAGTGCACCGGTCAACAGCTTTCCGCCACCGTACGTTCAGCAGGTGGACAGTTCGATTGCCTGGCTGTACGACGAGCTAGATGTGCAGTGGAGACGCTGGCTTCCGGCGAGTGTGTCGCATACGGTTCGACGTGGAGCGTTCTACTCGGTGCTGGTACGTCCTGGTTATCGGATCATCTCGCTCAACATGAACTACTGCAACAACAAGAACTGGTGGTTGTTGCTCAACTCCACAGACCCTGCTACCGAGCTGCAGTGGTTTATCTACGAGCTACAGAGCGCCGAGTTCGCGGGTGAAAAGGTGCACGTGATCGGACACATTCCACCAGGTCACTCGGACTGTTTGAAGGTGTGGAGTCGTAACTACTACAAGATTGTGTCGCGCTTCGAGAGTACCATCACGGCGCAGTTCTTCGGCCACACGCACTTTGATGAGTTTGAAGTGTTCTACGATCCGCACGATCTGAGCCGTGCGACCAGCATCGCGTACATCGGACCATCAGTGACGCCGTACAATGACCTGAATCCGGGTTATCGGATTTACTACATCGACGGTGATCATGATGAAACTACGCGG CTAGTCGTAGATCATGAATCGTGGATTATGAATCTGAAGGAAGCAAACCTCTACGATTATCCGATCTGGTATAAGCTGTACTCGACCCGGGCAGCCTACGGCATGAAGGGACTGAGGCCCGCAGACTGGGATCAGCTGATCAACAACATGACCGACAGTAAAGAGCTGTTCGATCTGTACTACAA GCACTACTGGAAAAACTCACCGGTCAAACCGGAGTGCGATTATGAATGCCGCAAGCGCATTCTGTGCGATGCCAAGAGCGGGCGATCACACGATCGCAAGTACTTCTGCGAGGTCGTGGAAGCGAAAATCGACGAGAGCAACAAGGGCTGGAAAGATTGGATCTTCAGCTCGATTAGCTCTTC CAGCTCCGTATCTGAAGGTGCCCATGCCTCGGTAGCGCACGCACATCATGACCAAGAGGTGGTGGAAGCGTACGAACGGAACAGACGGCTGCCCAGTGTAGAGCGGGCCGCCGGGTGA
- the LOC128707961 gene encoding orexin receptor type 2, whose protein sequence is MAGAEVSATVLRWITALNWSAEVGADLLTGGMATSREQSGMTMIGYWERSLKNLSTEQRTVFTVFSIMVMVMAIFGNIVTIITNVRREQRHLLRVCMLSLAFSDIAFVTVTSIVYLSQFNTDFNSLWTLGELMCTFSPFVQTMAVLVNSITLVAIALDRYMAVRSLVKGVWEPNGWFCITCGVLIWGLAAGISSPMLTLYEMFDIVVLTTDAQQSHEIINGYYMATICATDKSKNSYYFVIVFVVIFLPLLGAFCWLNGVIARAFWVRRNPIGGAPKGAPKKCSSSTSCESSNDKKTLTTNVTASHPVVDRRTPASVFTSNCTCPHHNTTAIVGEQTTQSDSPGSPSAQRPTQGHQTEAISNRRRRQIHMFKAIVVLMLVFFVCRLPMWVFLLVKMMGDANTSAYWNLHYSFGILAMVNAVLNPLMYTFLTETIRFTLFVKAHCVRACVQPCKNVAQRGRTGGGDYDFRKNRDTKERDSNGSEHEARHAGIYMGD, encoded by the exons ATGGCCGGTGCGGAAGTGAGTGCAACCGTGCTGCGCTGGATTACGGCCCTGAACTGGAGTGCGGAGGTTGGTGCCGATCTGTTGACAGGTGGGATGGCCACGAGTCGCGAACAGAGCGGTATGACGATGATAGGCTACTGGGAGCGATCGCTTAAGAATCTTTCGACGGAGCAACGAACTGTCTTTACCGTGTTTTCGATCATGGTGATGGTAATGGCCATATTCGGCAACatcgtcaccatcatcacgaaCGTGCGGCGTGAACAGCGGCATCTGCTGCGCGTCTGCATGCTGTCGCTCGCCTTTTCCGACATTGCTTTCGTGACCGTCACCTCGATCGTGTATCTTTCGCAGTTTAACACCGACTTCAACTCACTATGG ACGCTCGGTGAGCTGATGTGCACATTTTCCCCATTCGTGCAGACAATGGCGGTGCTGGTGAACAGCATCACGCTGGTAGCGATCGCACTCGATCGGTACATGGCCGTGCGCAGCCTGGTGAAGGGCGTCTGGGAACCGAACGGATGGTTCTGTATCACGTGTGGCGTTCTGATCTGGGGCCTTGCGGCTGGAATTTCCAGCCCAATGCTCACCCTGTACGAGATGTTCGACATCGTGGTACTGACGACGGATGCTCAACAATCGCACGAGATCATCAACGGCTACTATATGGCGACCATCTGCGCTACGGATAAGAGCAAGAACAGCTACTACTTTGTGATCGTATTCGTGGTAATCTTTCTTCCACTGCTCGGAGCTTTCTGTTGGTTGAACGGGGTGATTGCGAGAGCGTTCTGGGTACGCAGAAACCCCATCGGTGGAGCTCCGAAAGGAGCTCCGAAAAAGTGTTCTTCCAGCACGTCCTGCGAGAGTAGTAACGACAAGAAGACACTTACGACCAATGTAACCGCATCACATCCGGTTGTCGACCGACGTACACCGGCATCGGTGTTCA CTTCCAACTGCACCTGTCCACACCACAACACAACGGCTATCGTTGGAGAGCAAACGACGCAGAGTGATAGCCCGGGGTCACCTTCAGCCCAGCGCCCTACCCAAGGCCATCAAACTGAAGCCATTTCGAACCGTCGCCGTCGGCAGATACACATGTTCAAAGCAATCGTCGTGCTGATGCTGGTGTTTTTCGTGTGTCGCCTTCCCATGTGGGTGTTCCTGCTGGTCAAGATGATGGGCGATGCCAACACGAGTGCCTACTGGAATCTGCACTACTCCTTCGGTATCCTCGCGATGGTAAACGCGGTACTCAATCCGCTCATGTACACATTCCTCACCGAAACGATCCGCTTCACGCTGTTCGTGAAAGCACATTGCGTGCGTGCTTGCGTGCAACCGTGCAAGAATGTGGCGCAGCGTGGGCGGACTGGTGGAGGAGACTACGATTTTCGGAAAAACCGTGACACGAAGGAACGGGATAGCAATGGTAGTGAGCATGAGGCCCGTCATGCAGGAATCTATATGGGGGACTGA